One genomic region from Vanacampus margaritifer isolate UIUO_Vmar chromosome 2, RoL_Vmar_1.0, whole genome shotgun sequence encodes:
- the scp2a gene encoding sterol carrier protein 2 — MAPASRNRVFVIGVGMTKFDKPGARGDYDYPDMAKEAGQKALADAGIPYSAIQQACVGYVYGDSTCGQRAIYHSLGLTGIPIINVNNNCSTGSTALFLARQLIQGGLSDCVLALGFEKMERGSLSSKYMDRTSPMDKHMEVMINRYGMAAAPPAAQMFGNAGREHMEKYGTKPEHFAKIAWKNHKHSTNNPYSQFQDEYTLEQVMNSRKVFEFLTLLQCCPTSDGAGAVVLASEEFVRRQRLEEQAVEILAQEMVTDLSTTFDENSCIKMVGYDMSRVAAKKCFEASGLQPADVDVVELHDCFSANELITYEALGLCPEGKGAELIDRGDNTYGGKYVINPSGGLISKGHPLGATGLAQCAELCWQLRGQAGRRQVPGANVALQHNIGLGGAVVVTLYRMGFTQEPRLHVSAVATSAGNNLEGFKAYTVFKEIEKHLQEEGAKLVKKVGGVFAFQVKDGPDGKEATWFVDVKNGNGRVTTESATKADCTLTMSDQDLLDLMTGKLNAQTAFFKGKLKIAGNMGMAMKLQNLQVAPGKAKL; from the exons ATGGCTCCAGCAAGCAGAAATCGTGTGTTTGTCATCGGCGTCGGCATGACGAag TTTGACAAGCCCGGAGCTCGAGGCGACTATGACTACCCGGACATGGCCAAAGAAGCGG GCCAAAAGGCTCTTGCAGATGCGGGAATCCCGTACTCTGCCATCCAACAAGCCTGTGTGGGATATGTGTATG GGGACTCTACATGTGGACAGAGGGCCATTTACCACAGCCTGGGCTTGACCGGCATTCCCATCATTAACGTCAATAATAATTGCTCCACCGGCTCCACTGCCCTCTTCTTGGCACGGCAGCTCATCCAAGGAG GTCTTTCCGACTGCGTGCTTGCACTTGGATTTGAAAAGATGGAGAGGGGCTCTTTGTCCTctaag TACATGGATAGGACCAGTCCCATGGACAAGCACATGGAGGTGATGATCAACCGTTACGGGATGGCGGCCGCTCCACCAGCTGCGCAGATGTTTGGCAACGCCGGGAGGGAGCACATGGAAAAATACG GCACTAAACCGGAGCATTTTGCCAAAATTGCCTGGAAAAACCACAAACATTCCACCAACAACCC TTATTCTCAGTTCCAAGACGAGTACACTCTGGAGCAGGTCATGAACTCCAGGAAGGTGTTTGAGTTTTTGACTCTTCTGCAGTGCTG TCCCACATCAGATGGTGCCGGTGCTGTCGTGTTGGCAAGTGAGGAGTTTGTCAGGCGTCAGCGTCTGGAGGAGCAAGCGGTGGAGATCCTGGCCCAAGAGATGGTCACCGACCTGTCCACTACGTTTGACGAAAACAGCTGCATTAAGATG GTGGGTTACGACATGTCACGTGTGGCGGCCAAAAAGTGTTTTGAAGCATCCGGTCTGCAGCCCGCTGATGTTGATGTCGTGGAGCTGCACGACTGCTTCTCTGCTAACGAGCTAATCACTTATGAGGCGCTGGGACTGTGCCCTGAAG GTAAAGGAGCCGAGCTGATTGACAGAGGCGACAACACATATGGCGGCAAGTATGTGATCAACCCCAGTGGCGGCCTCATCTCCAAAGGGCATCCTTTAGGAGCTACAG GGCTGGCCCAGTGTGCTGAGCTCTGCTGGCAGCTCAGAGGTCAGGCTGGCAGAAGACAAGTCCCCGGGGCGAACGTGGCCTTGCAGCACAACATTGGCTTAGGAGGAGCAGTGGTTGTCACGCTTTACAGAATGGGATTCACACAGGAGCCCAG GTTACACGTCAGCGCGGTAGCCACAAGTGCAGGCAACAACTTGGAGGGTTTTAAAGCATACACTGTCTTCAAGGAgattgaaaaacatttgcagGAG GAAGGAGCAAAGCTTGTCAAGAAGGTTGGCGGCGTGTTTGCTTTCCAAGTGAAAGATGGACCTGATGGGAAGGAGGCGACTTGGTTTGTGGATGTGAAAAATGGCAACGGTCGTGTCACCACTGAATCAG CTACAAAGGCAGACTGCACTTTGACCATGAGTGATCAAGATCTTCTAGATCTGATGACAGGAAAATTGAACGCTCAGACG GCCTTTTTCAAAGGCAAGCTGAAGATTGCCGGCAATATGGGCATGGCCATGAAGCTGCAGAATCTTCAGGTGGCACCAGGAAAGGCCAAGCTGTGA
- the timm29 gene encoding mitochondrial import inner membrane translocase subunit Tim29, whose translation MALRLVTRRMFCAVGETSIAPPSKSRWEKLKNSKAGTWIRSLASDYKEACLDMVVGIREHPVKASVYLSALGGAFTCFFTKPDYSSFEVSLLERSNQLALLSSWIRNATSDCHVQNLLKLRNEGRLCHVNLGLLSLIYFNDHTPDSKLYEAQCSSVSVLWRELPRRVMDVGFAGHWWILDSKMTNYDVNEDDFAYLPVHMQQTSPPTAQVVETNERLHRESWLALKVEAEEK comes from the exons ATGGCGTTGCGTTTGGTAACCAGAAGGATGTTTTGTGCTGTAGGAGAAACTTCAATAGCTCCTCCATCAAAAAGTCGCtgggaaaaactgaaaaacagtaAAGCAG GTACATGGATTCGCAGTCTGGCATCTGACTACAAAGAGGCGTGTCTCGATATGGTAGTCGGCATCCGTGAACATCCCGTCAAGGCGTCCGTTTACTTGAGCGCGCTCGGAGGTGCATTCACCTGTTTCTTCACAAAGCCTGATTACTCCTCTTTTGAAGTTTCCCTCCTGGAGCGCTCCAATCAGCTAGCTCTGCTGTCATCGTGGATCCGCAATGCAACCTCCGATTGCCACGTGCAGAATCTGCTTAAGCTTCGCAATGAGGGCCGACTGTGCCATGTCAACCTGGGACTACTCTCtctgatttattttaatgaccATACCCCGGACAGCAAACTGTATGAAGCTCAGTGTTCTAGTGTGTCTGTACTCTGGAGAGAGCTCCCTAGACGTGTAATGGATGTCGGCTTTGCTGGTCACTGGTGGATCCTGGACTCAAAGATGACAAACTATGATGTTAATGAAGATGACTTTGCTTACCTACCCGTGCATATGCAGCAAACGTCACCGCCCACTGCTCAGGTGGTGGAAACAAATGAGCGACTGCACAGAGAGTCCTGGCTTGCGCTGAAAGTGGAAGCTGAAGAGAAATAA
- the czib gene encoding CXXC motif containing zinc binding protein — MVKFGLQFKATLENVTNVRPEGDDFRWFLKLKCGNCGEIPDKWQYINLAESVPLKGGRGSASMVQKCKLCARENSIDILGDTITPYDVEDSEKFKTMVQFECRGLEPVDFQPQAGFAAQGAESGTTFPEVNLLEKDWTDYDEKVKESVGIYEVTHQFIKC, encoded by the exons ATGGTG AAATTCGGGCTCCAGTTCAAAGCCACTCTTGAGAATGTCACTAATGTGAGACCGGAAGGCGACGACTTTCGCTGGTTTCTAAAG CTCAAGTGTGGAAATTGTGGAGAGATTCCAGATAAATGGCAGTATATAAACCTGGCG GAGAGTGTACCGTtaaaaggaggaagaggaagtgcCAGCATGGTGCAGAAGTGTAAACTTTGTGCCAGGGAAAATTCTATCG ATATCCTAGGGGACACCATTACGCCATATGAC GTTGAGGACAGTGAAAAGTTCAAGACGATGGTGCAGTTTGAATGTCGAGGTCTGGAGCCCGTTGACTTCCAGCCACAA GCTGGCTTTGCTGCACAAGGCGCAGAGTCGGGAACGACATTTCCGGAAGTCAACCTACTTGAAAAA GATTGGACAGACTACGATGAGAAAGTCAAGGAATCCGTGGGAATATATGAGGTCACGCACCAGTTCATCAAGtgctga